The Gemmatimonadota bacterium DNA segment TCTCGCTCTCCGGCCGCATCGCGGAGCAGAGTAGTGCGATAGCGCGTGCGGAAGCGGACGAGGCGTGGTGGGAGGTGCGCGCGGAGGCGGCCATGGCGTTCTACATGATCTACGAGGCGGACCGGCAGATCGAGGTCATGCGCGAGACGCTGGGGCTGCTGCAGGATTTCGAGCAAGTCGCGAAGGCAATGTACTCGGCGGGCGTGGGACGGCAGAGCGACGTGCTGCGCGCGGGCGTCGAGGTGGCCCGCATGGAGGCGGACCTCAGGCGCATGGAGGCCATGCGCAAGGCGGCGGCGGCGCGGCTCAACGGGATCCTGAACCGGCCGGCGGACACGCCGATCCCGGAGCCGGTGTTCTCGCCCCTGCCGCTCTCCCTTCCCGGCGCGGACACTCTGCGCGCCTGGGCCGAGGCGACCCGGCCGATGCTGGCGAAGGGACGCACGGGCGTGCAGCAGGCGGAAGCCCGCAGCGCCCTGGCGCGCAAAGAGATCTGGCCCGACCCCGTCGTCGGGGTCCAGTACGGGCAGCGCGCTGGTGACATGGGAACGGGCACGGAGCGCATGGGCAGCCTGATGCTCGGCTTCAACCTGCCGATCTTCGCCCCGAAGCGGCAGCTCCGCATGCGCGCTGAGGCAGCCGCCATGGAGCAGATGGCGTGGGCCGACCTCACCGAAATGCGGGCGCGCGTGGACGCCCGCATCGGCGAGTTGCTGGCGGGGCTCGAGCGCACACGCACGCTCGTCCGGCT contains these protein-coding regions:
- a CDS encoding TolC family protein, which gives rise to MKPPRRLRLLLIGSDAAITARLRAVLEQSDMKLLRSAVLALAAAAILAAPVAAQKSPGLTLGEVYSLAAARNARLQAARAVTRAKEALEASAALPPDPMLQVGIMNFSVPGLETDMPTSMAPAIQAMQMIPFPGKLSLSGRIAEQSSAIARAEADEAWWEVRAEAAMAFYMIYEADRQIEVMRETLGLLQDFEQVAKAMYSAGVGRQSDVLRAGVEVARMEADLRRMEAMRKAAAARLNGILNRPADTPIPEPVFSPLPLSLPGADTLRAWAEATRPMLAKGRTGVQQAEARSALARKEIWPDPVVGVQYGQRAGDMGTGTERMGSLMLGFNLPIFAPKRQLRMRAEAAAMEQMAWADLTEMRARVDARIGELLAGLERTRTLVRLYRTEVLPPARANVESSFASYRVGAVDFMTLVDAQMTVNQYQQEYYGLLAEYGRAVAELEMSIGRELPRTDELIAEAT